The DNA region AAGGCGAAACCGAAAATTTGAACATCAATTTTGCGGCCGGGAACGCGCGTTATGAAGGCAGAAATCTAATAGCCCAAAAGGTAAATGTAAACAACCGAAGCTCGAACGATATGGTTGTAAACCCACAACAGGAAATAACAGGTGTTATTCGGGGTGTAGGAAATGTCATTTCCGTGAACCAGCCTCCATTGGTTAATGTGGAGGAGCTTTACAAAGGCCGATTAATTTTCGAATAGCTCTACCGCTTGTTTGGCAATTTCCAATTCTTCATTGGTTGGTATAACCAAAGTTTTAACTTTAGCCCCTTTTGCACTAATATCGTGGAGGGTTTTAGTGCGAATTTGGTTTTTATCCTCGTCAATTTCAATCCCTAAAAACTCAAGGTCTTTACAAACCAATTCCCTTACATAGGAACAGTTTTCTCCTATGCCCGCAGTAAAAACAATAGCATCCAATCCATTTAAAATGGCGGTATAGCTTCCTATATATTTTTTTATGCGGTAAGCATTCATTTGCAGTGCTAATTGGCAACTTTTGTAGCCGCGTTCTGCCTTTGTCAGAATATCCCTTAAGTCACTGTAGCCCGTTAAGCCCATCATGCCGCTTTCTTTTAGTAAAAGGGATTCAATATCGCTAAGACTGTAACTTAGGTTTTTTGCCAAATGGAAAATAACGGCAGGATCTATGTCGCCGCTACGTGTTCCCATGATTAAGCCGTTCAAGGGGGTTAAACCCATGGAATGGTCTATACTTTTACCGTCTTTTATGGCGGTCATGCTACAGCCATTACCTAAATGGATGGTAATAATTTTCGATTGTTTTTTTTCGA from Tamlana crocina includes:
- a CDS encoding acetate kinase, yielding MQVLVLNSGSSSIKFQLFSMPEEQILCSGLIERIGMNDARFVYKTADDCIEVETPILTHKKGLKLLSKQLLDSKTGIIKSKDDIDIVGHRVVQGGALFDKTTEINSIVKEQINDLSSLAPLHNPANFEGIKVAETVFPKAKQAAIFDTAFHQSIPEYAYRYAIPETLFKKHKIRLYGFHGTSHKYVSEKAIEYLEKKQSKIITIHLGNGCSMTAIKDGKSIDHSMGLTPLNGLIMGTRSGDIDPAVIFHLAKNLSYSLSDIESLLLKESGMMGLTGYSDLRDILTKAERGYKSCQLALQMNAYRIKKYIGSYTAILNGLDAIVFTAGIGENCSYVRELVCKDLEFLGIEIDEDKNQIRTKTLHDISAKGAKVKTLVIPTNEELEIAKQAVELFEN